A single Verrucomicrobiaceae bacterium DNA region contains:
- a CDS encoding Txe/YoeB family addiction module toxin, translating to MRTVSFHADAWQDFTEMALHEPKLFERLVRLVNESARNPFTGIGKPEPLRHELKGWWSRRINDEHRLVYRVTDESIVIASCHSHYE from the coding sequence ATGAGAACCGTCAGCTTTCATGCCGATGCTTGGCAAGACTTCACAGAGATGGCTCTGCATGAGCCGAAACTCTTTGAGCGGCTCGTTCGGCTCGTGAATGAATCCGCCCGCAACCCCTTCACCGGCATCGGCAAGCCTGAACCCCTGCGCCACGAACTAAAAGGTTGGTGGAGCCGCCGCATCAATGACGAACATCGCTTGGTTTATCGAGTGACCGATGAATCCATCGTCATCGCCTCATGCCACTCTCACTACGAATAA
- a CDS encoding orotidine 5'-phosphate decarboxylase codes for MKPIVQISLDLTNIDEALETAALAMRAGVDWLEAGTPLILAEGLHGVRALRKAFPTTPIVADLKTMDGGYLEAEMMAKAGATHVVVMARAHAETVKCVVKAGKDFGCKVMGDNMICEDMVAGAKWLEDLGCDYIIHHIGYDERRGIAAAGHRMPSPLDKLREVVQAVKVPVQAVGGLSLEQAIQCPKYGAPLVVLGAPLTIDADAFKTADGNLEASLRMICEAVHAQDVAAF; via the coding sequence ATGAAACCCATCGTTCAGATCAGCCTCGACCTCACCAACATCGACGAAGCCCTCGAAACCGCTGCGCTAGCCATGCGAGCTGGTGTGGACTGGCTGGAAGCCGGAACGCCGCTCATTTTGGCCGAAGGTCTGCATGGTGTCCGCGCCCTGCGGAAGGCTTTTCCGACCACCCCCATCGTCGCCGACCTCAAAACCATGGATGGCGGCTATCTGGAGGCCGAAATGATGGCCAAAGCCGGTGCCACGCATGTCGTCGTCATGGCCCGAGCGCATGCGGAGACCGTGAAATGCGTCGTGAAGGCAGGGAAGGACTTCGGCTGCAAGGTGATGGGCGATAACATGATCTGCGAAGACATGGTCGCCGGTGCCAAATGGCTCGAAGACCTCGGCTGCGACTACATCATCCATCACATCGGCTACGACGAGCGTCGCGGCATCGCCGCCGCCGGCCACCGCATGCCCAGCCCGCTCGACAAGCTCCGCGAAGTCGTCCAGGCCGTGAAAGTGCCCGTGCAAGCCGTCGGCGGCCTCAGTCTCGAACAAGCCATCCAGTGCCCGAAGTATGGCGCACCTCTCGTCGTGCTCGGTGCCCCGCTCACGATTGATGCCGATGCTTTCAAAACCGCCGATGGCAACCTCGAAGCCTCGCTGCGCATGATCTGCGAGGCGGTTCATGCTCAGGATGTGGCGGCTTTTTGA